A DNA window from Kitasatospora atroaurantiaca contains the following coding sequences:
- a CDS encoding GNAT family N-acetyltransferase, which translates to MEIRPTTDQDLDVFVDTIHAAFGRFPETPTEDGGGVFWSAYEMDRSLLAITADGRPVGTAGAYSFELTLPGEILVPTSGVTAVGVLPSHRRQGVLTAMMRHQLTALRARGECLSVLLASEALIYRRFGYGPATYTARLTVPRHQAALALPRARGAADAPATGSDTGSVEVMRRAECGEILEEVYDRYRRAQPGALSRPRRWWALGAGQPPISPAPRYVAVHRDADGVPDGYASYSLGESETLTVDEIIATDDAVYTALARFALGHDLVSQVVFKHVPTGHPLRWQFEDFRAGQVSGDTDWLWVRLLDVPRALTARGWFTDGELVLDVDDPFLGEHGRYLLTVRDGKADCVPTDREPDLSLDVSDLGSVYLGGTAPSTLVRAGHIRAHRPGAAALADALFRAERSPHCLHWF; encoded by the coding sequence ATGGAAATCCGTCCCACGACCGATCAGGACCTCGACGTCTTCGTCGACACAATCCATGCCGCGTTCGGGCGCTTCCCGGAAACCCCGACCGAGGACGGCGGCGGGGTCTTTTGGTCGGCGTACGAAATGGACCGCAGCCTTCTCGCCATAACGGCCGACGGGCGGCCCGTCGGCACCGCCGGTGCGTACTCCTTCGAGCTCACCCTGCCCGGTGAGATCCTCGTCCCGACCTCCGGGGTCACCGCCGTCGGAGTCCTGCCCTCGCACCGACGTCAGGGTGTGCTCACCGCTATGATGCGGCATCAGCTCACAGCGCTGCGGGCCCGAGGGGAGTGCCTCTCCGTACTGCTGGCCTCCGAGGCCCTGATCTACCGCAGGTTCGGCTACGGACCGGCGACCTACACGGCCCGACTCACGGTGCCGCGCCACCAGGCCGCCCTCGCCCTCCCGCGGGCGCGCGGAGCGGCTGACGCCCCGGCGACCGGCTCGGACACCGGCTCGGTCGAGGTGATGCGACGTGCCGAGTGCGGCGAGATCCTGGAAGAGGTCTACGACCGGTACCGCCGCGCACAGCCCGGCGCGCTGTCCCGGCCGCGCCGCTGGTGGGCCTTGGGTGCAGGACAGCCCCCGATCTCTCCTGCGCCGCGCTACGTCGCCGTCCACCGTGACGCCGACGGCGTCCCGGACGGGTACGCCAGCTACTCGCTCGGCGAGTCCGAAACCTTGACGGTCGACGAGATCATCGCCACCGACGACGCCGTCTACACGGCCCTGGCCCGGTTCGCACTCGGACACGACCTGGTCTCTCAGGTCGTGTTCAAGCACGTCCCGACCGGGCACCCGCTGCGCTGGCAGTTTGAGGACTTCCGCGCCGGCCAGGTAAGCGGCGACACCGACTGGCTCTGGGTGCGGCTGCTGGACGTCCCGCGTGCGCTGACCGCGCGAGGCTGGTTCACGGACGGCGAGCTCGTCCTCGACGTCGACGACCCGTTCCTCGGCGAGCACGGCCGCTACCTGCTGACCGTGCGGGACGGGAAGGCCGACTGCGTCCCGACGGACCGGGAGCCCGACCTGTCCCTGGACGTCAGCGACCTGGGCTCGGTCTACCTCGGCGGCACCGCC